From the Clostridium sp. Marseille-P299 genome, one window contains:
- a CDS encoding Dabb family protein → MIRHIVMFQFKESADGRTKKENLEIAKEMLESLDGVVPTLKSLYVALNHEYASKENYDLVLVCEYEDIEGLNAYQIHPEHKKVSEFIGKVRETRACIDFTI, encoded by the coding sequence GTGATAAGACATATCGTAATGTTTCAATTTAAAGAGAGTGCTGATGGTAGAACAAAGAAAGAAAATTTAGAAATCGCAAAAGAAATGCTGGAATCCTTAGATGGTGTAGTCCCAACATTGAAGTCTTTGTATGTTGCATTAAATCATGAGTATGCAAGTAAAGAGAATTATGACTTGGTATTAGTTTGTGAATATGAAGATATCGAAGGTTTAAATGCTTATCAAATTCATCCAGAACATAAAAAAGTATCAGAGTTTATCGGCAAGGTTCGTGAAACTAGAGCTTGTATTGATTTTACTATTTAA
- a CDS encoding Ig-like domain-containing protein, whose protein sequence is MNFKLRRIFAILLSITLLIVNLFPVSDGEGDVIITPMVESAAAATTTPTPTPTTIVDQYFMVVDSNRYPSGSQIQMKNNSMSLSITSGNNTVPVDADIEWLAYDENILHVDYISKYEATVYAVSPGYAQLGAIVRYNGIEYQVYCQIYVPLELHDTANSATGLYGMQTQVQVTDQDKRTLQLKGKEATDLNHYLVKLKYVSYKDDVTNDTVLKGDNIFTEKPPALKWESSNTSVVTVDNNGIVTAAGAGYAEVTVTTTTLSETGKPATLMFSVLVSATGYIKDEAENYQNKFTYVSKGSTIIIQTNAERADNLVWTIHKNSITGDKLNIKDNKFMDVYLSNVSGTATLSNVKAGIYYITARQSDKYEEINSKTQTLHITLIVPVSLPKGPIYMNVGDIYNILEIGNLPSQDYFSFTSENNNIASVTSSTGVITGKANGETKIIMHYKGGLFSSLYPIESEYAKDETLEVYVIDGISLNTSNASIYTGSTLQLVLNTSNNYEPVTWKSTNPSVATVDKEGLVTGVAVGETEIIVSQTINGVTKTATCKILVKQSVTSIKLNPSNTSIAVGDFLTINAEVTPKLNNVSLKWVTSDANIVKITQTGNLSATVSGVKGGTAVITAINQNNVVVGSCLINVYQAIQKITLSDTLVTAPLSAGSFQLYATITPDTAKDQDVIWSSTDTSVITVDQNGKVTLKKAGKAAIVVTSKVNSTIMAICNVIVTKSISGITLDQSTKNMFVGETFRLTYSVKPTDANNVAVTWTSTNSSVASVNAEGVVSAKAVGQATIIVRTVDGGYLATCNITVGRTATAVKLDVTKLTLNVGDYYDFKVTLTPADSTNAALTWESSDKSIAVVSKTGRVTAKKSGTCIIMVKTSSGSSAYCNLTVLQGSSGITISQTTATIYVGGKLELTAKITPEGATDKGVTWKSSNPKVATVDKSGLVKGVAGGVSIITVTSNDGGYVAHCVVTVKEFITTITLNKSYYKLGLNKTYQLVAKINSPNASNQKLKWTSSNKKIVTVDSKGRIKGIALGTAKITVRALDGSGAYATCTVRVTRLVTSISLDVNYLTIVQGKSKKITAKVRPTNATYKVPLWSSNQKDIAIVNKNGVVTALSPGNAIITAKANDSSGVSSICYVKVIAPVASTGITVSESEVVMSPGEAKTVAISIVPNNSTDSYSWSSDNELVAKVDKKTGKITAKAIGTANITVMTESGRRATITVYVVGLSRSEVSLQQYTSLLLNLEVDGAGKNDVKVRWDVDNQEIATVVNGRVTGKAIGTTYVYAVVNGRRLACKVTVTKIK, encoded by the coding sequence ATGAATTTTAAATTAAGAAGAATATTTGCGATACTTCTTTCAATAACACTACTGATCGTGAATTTATTTCCCGTCTCGGATGGAGAAGGGGATGTAATTATTACACCAATGGTTGAAAGTGCAGCGGCAGCAACCACTACCCCAACTCCAACACCTACAACAATAGTTGACCAATATTTTATGGTTGTAGACTCGAATCGATATCCATCTGGATCACAAATTCAGATGAAAAATAATTCAATGTCACTAAGTATCACATCTGGCAATAATACAGTTCCTGTAGATGCAGATATTGAGTGGCTAGCTTATGATGAGAATATCCTTCATGTAGATTATATAAGTAAGTACGAAGCAACTGTATATGCAGTTAGTCCAGGATACGCACAGTTAGGAGCGATAGTAAGGTATAATGGTATTGAATATCAGGTATATTGTCAAATTTATGTTCCACTAGAATTGCACGATACTGCAAATAGCGCAACTGGTTTATATGGTATGCAGACGCAGGTGCAAGTTACGGATCAAGATAAGAGAACTCTACAGTTAAAAGGCAAAGAAGCCACGGATTTAAATCATTATTTAGTTAAATTAAAATATGTGAGTTATAAAGATGACGTGACTAATGACACTGTTTTAAAGGGTGATAACATCTTCACTGAGAAACCGCCGGCCTTAAAATGGGAAAGTAGCAATACAAGTGTTGTTACCGTTGATAATAATGGTATAGTAACTGCAGCTGGAGCGGGTTATGCAGAAGTAACAGTTACTACAACTACGTTATCTGAAACTGGAAAACCAGCAACCCTTATGTTTAGTGTTTTAGTTTCCGCAACAGGATATATAAAAGACGAAGCTGAAAATTATCAAAATAAATTTACTTATGTAAGTAAAGGTTCAACAATAATTATTCAAACAAATGCTGAAAGAGCGGATAACCTAGTTTGGACAATACATAAAAACTCCATCACTGGAGATAAACTTAACATTAAAGATAACAAATTTATGGATGTATATCTAAGTAATGTTAGTGGTACGGCAACACTTTCTAATGTAAAGGCAGGTATTTATTATATTACTGCAAGACAATCTGATAAATATGAAGAAATTAACTCTAAGACTCAGACTTTGCATATTACCTTGATTGTTCCTGTATCTCTTCCAAAAGGACCTATCTATATGAATGTTGGAGATATTTATAATATACTTGAGATTGGAAATCTTCCTTCGCAAGATTACTTTAGTTTCACAAGTGAAAATAATAATATCGCATCTGTAACTAGTTCAACTGGTGTTATCACTGGTAAAGCAAATGGTGAGACTAAAATTATTATGCATTATAAAGGCGGTTTATTTAGCAGTTTATATCCGATTGAGTCAGAATACGCAAAAGATGAAACCCTTGAAGTTTACGTAATCGATGGTATTTCTTTAAATACATCAAATGCCTCAATATATACAGGTTCTACCTTGCAATTAGTTTTAAATACTTCCAATAATTATGAGCCGGTTACTTGGAAATCGACGAATCCTTCGGTTGCGACTGTTGATAAAGAAGGTTTGGTTACTGGTGTTGCAGTAGGAGAGACTGAGATTATCGTTTCACAGACAATCAACGGTGTTACAAAAACAGCTACCTGTAAGATATTAGTAAAACAATCGGTAACTAGTATCAAATTAAACCCATCCAATACAAGCATTGCTGTTGGTGATTTCCTTACGATTAATGCTGAGGTTACACCAAAGTTAAATAATGTTTCTTTAAAATGGGTTACTTCCGATGCTAATATCGTAAAGATTACACAAACAGGTAATTTATCAGCAACAGTAAGTGGTGTTAAAGGTGGCACAGCAGTTATTACAGCAATTAATCAGAATAATGTTGTTGTAGGCTCCTGTCTTATTAATGTATATCAAGCAATTCAAAAGATAACACTATCTGATACGCTTGTAACAGCACCACTATCAGCAGGATCATTTCAACTATATGCTACGATTACACCAGATACAGCCAAAGATCAAGATGTAATTTGGTCTTCTACAGATACTTCAGTAATTACTGTGGATCAAAATGGTAAGGTTACATTAAAGAAGGCTGGTAAAGCAGCAATTGTAGTTACATCAAAGGTAAATTCTACGATTATGGCTATTTGTAATGTTATTGTTACTAAATCAATCAGTGGAATTACATTAGACCAATCGACAAAAAATATGTTTGTAGGCGAAACATTTCGTTTAACATATTCCGTAAAACCTACGGATGCAAATAACGTAGCAGTAACTTGGACTTCAACAAATTCATCGGTTGCATCTGTAAATGCAGAAGGAGTAGTAAGTGCAAAAGCAGTAGGACAAGCGACAATTATTGTACGTACGGTAGATGGTGGCTACTTAGCAACATGTAATATTACAGTTGGTAGAACAGCAACTGCGGTTAAATTAGATGTAACAAAATTAACTTTAAATGTCGGGGATTACTATGATTTTAAAGTAACTTTAACCCCAGCAGATAGCACAAATGCGGCTCTTACATGGGAGTCTAGTGATAAATCAATAGCAGTAGTTAGTAAAACTGGTAGAGTTACTGCTAAGAAATCTGGAACTTGTATTATTATGGTGAAAACAAGTAGTGGATCTTCTGCTTACTGTAATTTGACTGTTTTACAGGGAAGTTCAGGGATTACCATTAGCCAAACGACAGCTACAATTTATGTAGGTGGTAAATTGGAGTTGACGGCAAAGATTACACCAGAGGGTGCAACTGATAAGGGCGTTACTTGGAAGAGTTCAAACCCTAAAGTTGCTACTGTTGATAAAAGTGGTTTAGTAAAAGGTGTTGCGGGTGGAGTTTCCATTATCACAGTAACTTCAAATGACGGTGGATATGTAGCTCATTGTGTAGTTACGGTGAAAGAATTTATTACAACGATTACACTGAATAAATCCTATTATAAATTAGGTCTTAATAAGACGTATCAATTAGTAGCAAAAATTAATAGCCCAAATGCATCCAATCAAAAGTTAAAATGGACATCTAGTAATAAAAAGATTGTTACAGTAGATTCCAAAGGACGTATCAAAGGAATCGCTTTAGGAACGGCAAAGATTACTGTTAGAGCCCTTGATGGATCAGGTGCTTATGCAACTTGTACGGTTCGTGTAACTAGATTAGTAACTAGTATTTCACTTGATGTTAACTATCTAACAATCGTACAAGGAAAATCAAAAAAGATTACTGCTAAGGTACGACCTACAAATGCAACCTATAAAGTGCCATTATGGTCCTCCAATCAAAAAGATATCGCTATTGTTAATAAAAATGGTGTTGTAACAGCGCTTAGCCCAGGAAATGCGATTATTACTGCAAAAGCAAATGACAGTAGTGGAGTATCATCCATTTGTTATGTTAAAGTAATTGCACCAGTAGCAAGTACAGGAATCACTGTTTCTGAATCAGAAGTTGTAATGTCCCCAGGGGAAGCTAAGACAGTGGCAATTTCCATTGTTCCTAACAATTCAACCGATAGCTATTCATGGAGTAGCGATAATGAATTGGTAGCAAAGGTCGATAAAAAGACGGGTAAAATTACTGCAAAAGCCATTGGAACAGCTAATATTACAGTAATGACAGAATCTGGACGCCGTGCAACAATAACAGTATATGTTGTTGGGCTTAGTCGAAGTGAAGTTTCATTACAACAATATACAAGCTTATTACTAAATCTTGAAGTAGACGGAGCAGGTAAGAATGATGTTAAAGTTCGCTGGGATGTTGATAACCAAGAGATAGCAACGGTTGTAAACGGAAGAGTAACAGGTAAGGCAATTGGTACAACCTATGTATACGCAGTTGTTAATGGCCGTAGACTTGCTTGCAAGGTTACAGTGACTAAGATTAAATAA
- the recN gene encoding DNA repair protein RecN: MLLSLHVKNFAIIDEIEVYFKDHLNILTGETGAGKSIIIGSINVALGGKVSKDIIRQNTDYALVELVFQSNQKQVMDKLRELDLPCEDDMILISRKIMTNGRSICKINGENVTTAIIKEISSLLLDIHGQHEHQSLLYKQKHLEFVDHFAKDEISDLKASLHQEYNTYSKLKEEYDASNIDEDKRLRELSFIEYELNEIIAANLKLHEDEELQTEYKRLSNASAIADGLSGAYHYTGEGTESAADAVSRAVRQLTKIAEYDNKVSSYLNQITEIESLLNDFNRDVSDYMTDFEDYKDELEGVEKRLDLINHLKSKYGITLTDIFTYLENLKIKKQKYLDYDEYMNGLKQKLLVKENEINNLCSAISEIRKRKAIELTIKMKQALVDLNFLDVKFEMEFNRLGHFTMNGFDDAEFMISTNPGEPLKPLSKVASGGELSRIMLALKSVLAEKDVVGTLIFDEIDVGVSGRTAQKVSEKLSVIARNHQILCITHLPQIAAMSDQHYVIEKITNGITTTTSIRKLSEEASVEELARILGGAEITENVTNNAKEMKALAKKIKIENNKPLSGAIY; encoded by the coding sequence ATGTTACTTAGTCTTCATGTTAAGAATTTTGCAATTATTGATGAAATTGAAGTTTATTTTAAAGATCATTTGAACATACTTACTGGTGAAACAGGTGCTGGTAAATCCATTATCATAGGATCGATTAACGTTGCGCTTGGAGGAAAAGTATCCAAAGATATTATACGTCAAAACACAGATTATGCACTTGTTGAACTTGTATTCCAATCAAACCAGAAACAAGTTATGGACAAGTTAAGGGAATTGGATTTACCTTGTGAAGATGATATGATTTTAATCTCGAGAAAAATCATGACAAATGGAAGAAGCATTTGCAAAATCAATGGAGAAAATGTAACTACTGCCATAATAAAGGAGATTTCTTCTTTACTATTAGATATTCATGGACAGCACGAACATCAGTCCCTTTTATATAAACAAAAACATTTAGAATTTGTTGACCATTTTGCAAAAGATGAAATTAGTGATTTAAAAGCAAGTTTACATCAGGAATATAATACATATAGTAAACTAAAAGAAGAATATGATGCTTCTAATATAGATGAAGATAAAAGATTACGAGAATTATCATTTATCGAATATGAATTAAATGAGATTATCGCAGCAAATTTAAAACTTCATGAAGATGAAGAATTACAAACGGAATATAAACGCTTATCGAATGCAAGTGCAATTGCAGATGGATTATCTGGCGCTTATCACTATACAGGGGAAGGAACAGAATCTGCAGCGGATGCAGTAAGTAGAGCAGTAAGACAATTAACTAAGATTGCTGAATATGATAATAAGGTATCTAGTTATTTAAACCAAATAACAGAAATAGAAAGTTTGTTAAATGACTTTAATCGTGATGTTTCAGATTACATGACTGATTTTGAGGATTATAAAGATGAATTAGAAGGAGTGGAAAAACGCCTAGACTTAATCAATCATCTTAAATCAAAGTATGGAATTACGTTAACTGATATTTTTACTTATTTAGAAAATTTAAAAATAAAAAAACAAAAATATCTCGATTATGATGAATATATGAATGGCTTAAAGCAAAAGCTTTTAGTAAAAGAAAATGAAATCAATAACTTATGTAGTGCTATTTCAGAGATACGTAAAAGAAAAGCGATAGAACTAACCATTAAGATGAAACAAGCTTTAGTTGATTTGAATTTTTTAGATGTAAAGTTCGAAATGGAATTTAATCGACTTGGACACTTTACTATGAATGGATTTGATGATGCGGAATTTATGATTTCAACAAATCCTGGAGAACCATTAAAACCATTATCAAAAGTAGCTTCCGGTGGTGAATTATCAAGAATCATGCTTGCATTAAAATCAGTACTAGCAGAAAAAGATGTAGTGGGAACACTTATCTTTGATGAAATTGATGTTGGTGTAAGTGGAAGAACTGCTCAAAAAGTTTCTGAAAAACTATCAGTAATAGCAAGAAATCATCAGATTCTTTGTATTACGCATTTACCTCAAATTGCAGCAATGTCAGATCAACATTACGTCATTGAGAAGATTACCAATGGTATAACAACAACCACTTCGATACGAAAATTGTCAGAAGAAGCATCTGTAGAAGAGCTTGCCCGAATATTAGGTGGTGCTGAAATTACAGAGAATGTGACGAATAATGCAAAAGAAATGAAAGCTTTGGCTAAAAAAATAAAAATCGAAAATAATAAACCATTAAGTGGGGCGATTTACTAA
- the spoIVB gene encoding SpoIVB peptidase, with protein MRTSLSRGKADSPFMRRYRMILILFFILNIIGIIWFTYYRFNNIIPDKIRILVDKSQNFDFKLPIEADIITEDVGVLQVNESKVPSNQIHINFNEPFSIQSSKTGSYTVILKLFGFLELKKISLDVIESMELIPSGMPIGITLRTNGILVLGTAPITGEDGMNYEPAINILKTGDYITAVNGKTVKSKEELIKLIQATNGEIVNFNIRRKKNELTVSIKPVKTSSGEYKIGTWIRDDTQGIGTLTFISSNGDFGALGHGITDVDTGVLLEVGEGAIYHADIISIVKGQSGAPGELSGVIHQNETGKIGTLFKNTHQGIFGTVNSNSDIYKSASDNNYSVPMPIGLKQEVQIGNASILCYVEGKIKEYSIRIEEVDLNSSNLSKGLVIKITDPDLIATTGGIVQGMSGSPIIQNGKLIGAVTHVFVRDPARGYGTFIENMIQVLQE; from the coding sequence ATGCGTACGAGTTTATCAAGAGGGAAAGCAGATAGTCCATTCATGAGAAGATATCGAATGATACTTATACTTTTCTTTATTTTAAATATCATTGGTATCATATGGTTTACTTATTATAGATTTAATAACATTATACCTGATAAGATAAGGATTTTAGTAGATAAATCACAGAATTTCGATTTCAAATTACCAATTGAAGCAGATATAATTACCGAAGATGTTGGTGTACTTCAAGTAAATGAATCCAAAGTTCCATCCAATCAGATTCATATCAATTTCAATGAACCGTTCTCAATTCAGTCATCTAAGACAGGAAGCTATACGGTAATACTTAAGTTATTTGGATTTCTTGAGTTAAAAAAAATATCTTTGGATGTTATAGAATCAATGGAATTGATTCCAAGTGGTATGCCTATTGGTATCACCCTTCGTACAAATGGTATTTTGGTTCTTGGAACTGCTCCAATAACGGGAGAAGATGGCATGAATTACGAACCTGCAATTAATATTTTAAAAACAGGTGATTATATAACAGCTGTCAATGGGAAAACTGTTAAGTCAAAAGAAGAATTAATAAAATTGATACAAGCGACCAACGGTGAAATTGTTAATTTTAATATTAGAAGAAAGAAAAATGAGCTTACAGTTTCAATAAAGCCAGTAAAAACTTCGTCGGGAGAATATAAAATAGGTACTTGGATTCGAGATGATACACAAGGTATTGGTACTTTAACTTTTATCAGCAGTAATGGTGATTTTGGTGCATTAGGACATGGAATTACGGATGTTGATACAGGAGTTTTATTAGAAGTAGGAGAAGGTGCGATTTACCATGCTGATATTATTTCAATTGTAAAAGGGCAATCAGGTGCTCCAGGCGAATTATCAGGTGTAATCCATCAGAATGAAACTGGAAAAATTGGAACACTTTTTAAGAATACCCATCAAGGAATTTTTGGTACAGTAAATTCGAACTCTGATATATATAAGAGTGCGTCTGATAATAATTATTCTGTTCCTATGCCAATTGGTTTAAAACAAGAGGTTCAAATTGGTAATGCATCGATACTTTGCTATGTAGAAGGTAAAATAAAAGAATATTCCATTCGTATTGAAGAAGTTGATTTAAATAGTAGTAATTTGAGTAAAGGTTTAGTAATAAAGATAACAGATCCTGACTTAATTGCGACAACTGGTGGAATTGTTCAAGGTATGAGTGGTAGCCCTATTATACAAAATGGGAAATTAATTGGAGCTGTGACACATGTATTTGTTCGAGACCCAGCAAGAGGATATGGAACATTTATCGAGAATATGATACAAGTTCTACAAGAGTAG
- the spo0A gene encoding sporulation transcription factor Spo0A gives MGKISVAIVDDNVRMLNLLEDILKEDNEIEVIGRAENGVDALELIKEKNPDVVLLDLIMPKLDGLGVMEKIKKSSEFKRTPSFIVITAIGQERVTENAFELGASYYIMKPFDNNMVLSRIKQVKGDSHSRLIDNHKMVTYENTNSYKERNLESDVTNIIHEIGVPAHIKGYQYLRDAIMMSVDDNEMLNSITKQLYPSIAKRHKTTPSRVERAIRHAIEVAWSRGKMDTIDDLFGYTVSNGKGKPTNSEFVALIADKIRLEYKLRM, from the coding sequence ATGGGTAAGATTTCAGTAGCTATTGTAGACGATAATGTCAGAATGTTAAATTTATTAGAAGACATTTTAAAAGAAGACAATGAAATTGAAGTTATAGGGAGAGCTGAAAATGGAGTAGATGCTCTTGAATTAATAAAAGAGAAAAATCCAGACGTCGTTTTACTAGATTTGATTATGCCAAAACTTGATGGACTTGGCGTTATGGAGAAGATTAAGAAGAGTAGTGAGTTTAAGCGTACCCCTTCTTTTATCGTTATAACAGCGATCGGACAAGAACGAGTAACGGAAAATGCATTTGAACTTGGTGCTAGTTATTATATTATGAAACCATTTGATAATAATATGGTTCTTAGTAGAATAAAGCAAGTAAAAGGTGATTCACATTCCAGATTAATAGATAATCACAAAATGGTGACTTATGAAAATACAAATTCCTATAAAGAAAGAAATTTAGAATCTGATGTAACAAACATCATTCATGAAATTGGAGTTCCAGCTCATATTAAAGGATATCAATATCTTAGAGATGCAATTATGATGTCAGTGGATGACAATGAGATGCTTAATTCCATTACGAAACAATTATATCCTTCGATAGCAAAACGCCATAAAACTACACCAAGTCGTGTAGAACGTGCAATTAGACATGCAATAGAAGTGGCATGGAGTAGAGGAAAGATGGATACAATTGACGATTTATTTGGATATACTGTAAGTAATGGAAAAGGAAAACCTACAAATTCGGAGTTTGTAGCATTAATTGCAGATAAAATTCGATTAGAGTATAAATTAAGAATGTAA
- the glgA gene encoding glycogen synthase GlgA: MKKILFAASECVPFIKTGGLADVVGTLPRYIDKEKFDVRVIIPNYLAIPEVYKQKMIPKTHFYMDLAWRNQYVGIMEMEYEGIIFYFIDNEFYFTGVKPYGNIYEDIEKFAFFCKATLSCLQAVDFQPDIIHCHDWQTGLIPVFLHDEFINNPFYRNIKTIITIHNLKFQGVWDKKTIKDITGLPENYFSMDKLEAYGDANYLKGGIVFSDFITTVSDSYAEEIKMPFYGEGLDGLLRARSNSLIGIVNGIDYEEYNPFTDSLIFKNYNPINFRKEKVKNKRALQAELGLDEKDNVFMIGIVSRLTDQKGLDLIDYMMEEICAEDTQLVVLGTGEEKYENLFRHFAWKYEKRVSANIFYSDERSHKIYAASDAFLMPSLFEPCGLSQLISLRYGTVPIVRETGGLRDTVMPYDEYNSLGTGFRFKNYNAHEMLDTIRYAKNVFYNKKREWNKLIDRGMNQNFSWGNSANKYEKLYNNL, from the coding sequence ATGAAGAAAATATTATTTGCAGCATCGGAGTGTGTACCATTTATAAAAACGGGTGGTTTAGCAGATGTAGTTGGAACTTTACCAAGATACATAGATAAAGAGAAGTTTGATGTTCGAGTAATAATTCCGAATTATTTAGCCATACCTGAAGTCTATAAACAGAAGATGATTCCTAAGACTCATTTTTATATGGACTTAGCATGGAGAAATCAATACGTTGGTATAATGGAGATGGAGTATGAAGGAATTATTTTTTACTTTATTGATAATGAATTTTATTTTACAGGGGTAAAGCCCTATGGAAATATTTATGAAGATATCGAAAAGTTTGCATTCTTTTGTAAGGCAACACTTTCATGTCTTCAGGCAGTCGATTTTCAGCCAGATATTATACACTGCCATGATTGGCAAACAGGTCTTATACCAGTTTTTCTACACGATGAATTTATAAATAATCCGTTTTACCGTAATATAAAAACGATAATAACCATTCATAATTTGAAATTCCAAGGAGTTTGGGATAAAAAGACTATAAAAGATATCACAGGCTTGCCAGAGAATTATTTCTCAATGGATAAATTAGAGGCATATGGTGATGCAAATTATTTGAAGGGTGGAATTGTATTTTCAGATTTTATAACTACGGTAAGCGATTCTTATGCGGAAGAAATTAAGATGCCATTTTACGGAGAAGGTCTTGATGGACTTTTAAGAGCAAGATCGAATTCGTTAATAGGTATTGTGAATGGTATTGATTATGAAGAGTACAATCCTTTTACGGATTCATTGATTTTTAAAAATTATAATCCAATAAATTTCCGTAAGGAAAAGGTTAAAAATAAACGTGCATTGCAAGCAGAGCTTGGTTTGGATGAAAAAGACAATGTTTTTATGATCGGAATTGTTTCAAGATTAACGGATCAAAAGGGCTTAGATTTAATTGACTATATGATGGAGGAAATTTGTGCAGAGGATACGCAACTTGTGGTTTTGGGAACTGGTGAAGAGAAATATGAAAATTTGTTTCGACATTTTGCTTGGAAGTATGAGAAACGAGTTTCCGCTAATATTTTTTATTCAGATGAACGTTCCCACAAAATCTACGCCGCAAGTGATGCCTTCTTAATGCCATCTTTATTTGAACCTTGTGGATTAAGTCAATTAATAAGTCTTCGCTATGGTACGGTGCCAATTGTGCGTGAAACCGGGGGGTTGAGAGATACCGTAATGCCATACGATGAATACAATAGTCTTGGCACAGGATTTCGTTTTAAAAATTACAATGCACATGAAATGTTAGATACAATACGTTATGCAAAAAACGTTTTTTATAATAAAAAGAGAGAATGGAATAAATTAATAGATCGGGGAATGAACCAAAATTTTTCATGGGGGAACTCAGCAAATAAGTACGAAAAACTATATAATAATTTATAA